The Acidobacteriota bacterium genome window below encodes:
- a CDS encoding response regulator transcription factor: MSRIHVLIVDDHAILRAGLRMLISAQPDMDVVDEAGNGQEAMQKTQALKPDVVLLDITMPGINGLKAIEEILQICPKTKVLVLTMHEDPAYLKSALAAGSLGYVVKRAADSELLAAIRTVYRGKVFIDRTLGDDLIQDLLGKKNTDTDKNTDAFHHLLSQREREVLQLLAQGYTNQQVAASLSVSIKTAETYRARVFQKLGFRDRVDLVRYAVEIGILTPDKLS, from the coding sequence ATGTCCAGGATTCATGTTTTGATTGTTGACGATCATGCCATTCTGAGAGCCGGCCTCCGGATGCTCATCAGCGCCCAACCGGATATGGATGTGGTTGACGAAGCTGGAAATGGCCAGGAAGCAATGCAAAAAACCCAGGCCCTGAAACCGGATGTCGTGTTGCTTGACATCACCATGCCGGGAATCAACGGGCTCAAGGCGATTGAGGAAATCCTCCAGATTTGTCCGAAAACCAAAGTGCTGGTATTGACCATGCACGAAGACCCGGCCTACCTGAAATCAGCGCTGGCGGCAGGGAGTTTGGGGTATGTCGTCAAACGGGCGGCTGATTCAGAGTTGCTGGCCGCCATCCGCACGGTATATCGCGGGAAGGTGTTTATTGATCGCACGCTGGGTGATGATTTGATCCAGGATTTACTTGGGAAAAAAAACACGGACACCGACAAAAATACCGATGCCTTTCACCATCTTCTGAGCCAACGCGAACGCGAAGTCCTTCAACTTCTCGCCCAGGGGTACACCAATCAGCAGGTGGCAGCGTCACTGAGCGTCAGTATCAAAACGGCGGAAACCTATCGGGCACGGGTGTTTCAAAAACTCGGATTTCGAGACCGGGTGGATCTGGTCCGTTATGCGGTGGAAATCGGTATTTTAACTCCTGACAAATTGAGTTGA
- a CDS encoding HEAT repeat domain-containing protein, with amino-acid sequence MYKLRFVHVICLFVGMLFTWIPVFARQETKKPDPTPQELTSQALALDAQGKKLEAFALFFNFPGGESYAAKMATTDPKTYLAELDRLEATSKNPRNPRFWLVRGDLLMALGKNKEALAAFRKFVAAIGKTPDQTWDKGWVPSFYYPLSPTILELQNGVFQLPLTRGGMGSHADNWLIQRFLTLGAWDDAAKEFERMWKVHQLAAQGKQLFGPGLRFALEYAFFLTKSNQPQKSWDLLLNVFLQLDLEQNPGWRARFQSFQNQTNQATPLPVDNETLQNLASAHSGYSQSEFIRLAYGYFQLNNQTDVLKQALERQIRQGRNQARWVLARILQLEGNEDQALATELEYVRQAGFTPFTVTYRSGLIYERYNRLREATALLEQTLQAGNVPISIPDPDDVDRLATKAYSEPGMPTFFTDSLREKVFNRLVVDYFILGETEKALAAESRLRGLQSPFGLPRSTAPRKEQTSSSPPTTFPSQKFELDPIPDDPVVLIQALAALAKQKKMYEGEFKRWKAVIASRNKDLVRPFLNALFEADPKNPVFLFALLKPEGDLITPGSLVYWFNHLKMNGSDGQPPFYFDHLEPTPALLTNLEQLSTQWIRPNDSVTRQKFYRNSALAYALMRLYEKTGQVEKMLPLALKLAQAWSQADLTPFSFNRIELFQGNTALTIAIQHLNRVEDQKTLLQALESSPWEVATTQLKRVIAGQKLVSDPKPNPPWANTPQGIQVFGGHENVLSLCRDQKQVYVGYPWGVAVYNFSGQLLTQVALECAASHLTVIQDTLWVGTELGVRRVDLKTYAVSGFPCDQELSEKEKREAYQTTELYNNRIVPIPSRREKINAVTSLARQGHILWISTQTSLRKYDTLTSELRVYPFKDLTDTSSYEKVKWLIDRGYIWVQIGQTSDRDENQVLSLRYDPATDSWTKPQSPLAQAVQLVGLINGNVWATLFQKEKTQIQGKLCLIDSQTLNITPVEIETSLSRPQSSLDGRVSFYGHWQGKFVFETQGELLLVDPTTRKASFLRNSALNSDAERQALRARQHQVLTEMESDLPLSLRTGRIYRLPDGGIAGIGWFRPESKKMIPLDYNPTFCLRLPDNSAFVGCVTFGGDNYAHPDYEFRSRYQYQPQFFGQSGGLGMLSAEGDFRLLTKSQHWGTIWGDYVNFVVPDSNHNRIWVGTNFGITILNQNFQVLGNLTTRDGLASNLVMAGAMGQQLAVVNKISSDSDILTLIDPKTNLLTSLSSFDGLPPLPIKSVDIEGQKLKVEYWPKSINDLRITASPGFYDFQTHRIERSLVTDGTELKPGPGNNEEGMPYLGGRIQWKKVIDGKTFVLGTRGLMILPNAVLPKMTTSEWPVKFSNPAPTEPKKQATSPQASAQQPIENILVSRPVPAQMTPSPGLSTYFQADHHSPFQPVSLFASPRLVEKRIPVDQAAQVKHPCGSAITPDSIQQLINRPFVRENNDTELCFYTLGTAVSENPDLLKLLLNSQPQSEGYFQAYRNLLKRIFSYANKRVVSTIHQALASPNMLVRRNAAYACAGLKDPASIPLLIQALKTESGLVRAGVVWALGELKAHEAVPALMKIYFEGFTVGRRFSLGFRTDELNRDLERQYQKLKVSTVPVTPPFVDYSSNWSTSWLLDFRTLDQALIAIGPQHTQPYIRLRIYEDPLYGSAQALMQYLADCPPAEVEHNKGICRHFAEQRSLSAAVNLIIWGDQTIEPVILDWLKDISSRSSPTNSRSGAALSELTRVKDKSQLRFARPILLQLANDPSFDSELRKKAQRLAQE; translated from the coding sequence ATGTACAAATTGCGATTTGTTCATGTGATATGTCTTTTTGTAGGAATGTTATTTACCTGGATACCAGTGTTTGCACGTCAGGAAACGAAGAAGCCCGATCCGACACCGCAGGAATTAACTTCCCAGGCACTGGCCCTGGATGCTCAGGGGAAAAAGCTGGAAGCCTTTGCCCTTTTTTTCAATTTCCCTGGCGGTGAGAGTTATGCCGCAAAGATGGCAACAACCGACCCGAAAACCTACCTGGCGGAACTCGATAGGCTTGAAGCAACTTCAAAAAACCCTCGTAACCCGCGATTCTGGCTGGTTCGGGGGGATTTGTTGATGGCTTTGGGAAAAAATAAGGAAGCACTGGCAGCCTTCCGCAAGTTTGTGGCGGCAATTGGGAAAACACCCGATCAGACCTGGGACAAGGGATGGGTGCCCTCATTTTATTACCCTTTAAGTCCAACCATACTCGAATTACAGAACGGAGTGTTCCAGTTGCCTTTGACACGTGGTGGGATGGGAAGTCACGCTGATAACTGGCTGATCCAACGCTTCCTGACACTCGGCGCCTGGGATGATGCCGCCAAAGAATTCGAACGGATGTGGAAAGTTCATCAACTGGCGGCACAGGGGAAACAATTGTTCGGACCTGGGCTGCGGTTTGCGCTCGAATATGCTTTTTTTCTGACCAAATCCAATCAACCCCAAAAGAGTTGGGACCTTTTGCTCAATGTCTTTTTACAGCTTGATTTGGAACAAAATCCAGGATGGAGAGCCCGTTTCCAGAGCTTTCAGAACCAAACGAATCAGGCAACTCCGCTGCCCGTTGACAATGAAACCCTTCAAAACCTGGCCAGTGCTCACAGTGGATACTCACAAAGTGAATTTATCCGCCTGGCGTATGGATACTTTCAGTTGAATAACCAGACCGATGTTCTGAAGCAGGCGCTTGAGCGGCAAATCCGCCAGGGCCGGAACCAGGCCCGATGGGTGCTGGCGCGGATTTTGCAGCTTGAAGGAAACGAAGACCAGGCGCTGGCAACTGAACTGGAATATGTGCGTCAGGCCGGTTTTACGCCATTTACGGTCACCTATCGCTCAGGGCTGATTTATGAACGATATAACCGCCTGCGAGAAGCCACCGCCCTGTTGGAACAAACACTTCAGGCTGGGAACGTACCGATTTCAATCCCGGATCCGGATGACGTTGATCGTCTCGCAACGAAGGCATACAGCGAACCGGGCATGCCCACCTTTTTCACAGATTCTCTGCGTGAAAAAGTCTTTAACCGGCTGGTGGTTGATTATTTTATACTCGGCGAGACCGAAAAAGCTCTGGCCGCCGAATCACGATTACGCGGTCTTCAATCACCATTTGGATTGCCACGCTCAACTGCCCCTCGCAAAGAACAAACCAGTTCAAGTCCACCCACGACGTTCCCCTCTCAAAAATTCGAATTGGACCCCATCCCTGATGACCCGGTAGTCCTGATTCAAGCACTTGCGGCCTTGGCCAAACAAAAGAAAATGTATGAGGGAGAGTTCAAACGCTGGAAAGCCGTGATTGCCAGTCGAAACAAAGACCTGGTTCGCCCATTTTTGAATGCCCTGTTTGAGGCTGACCCAAAAAACCCGGTTTTTCTATTTGCTTTGCTCAAACCGGAAGGCGACTTAATCACGCCAGGGAGTCTTGTCTACTGGTTCAATCACCTCAAGATGAATGGCTCTGATGGTCAACCTCCGTTTTATTTTGACCACCTGGAGCCGACCCCGGCACTTCTCACCAACCTTGAACAACTCTCGACTCAATGGATTCGGCCAAATGATTCGGTGACTCGACAGAAGTTCTACCGAAACAGTGCGCTGGCTTATGCCTTGATGCGACTGTATGAAAAAACAGGTCAGGTTGAAAAAATGCTTCCCCTGGCTCTGAAGCTGGCTCAAGCCTGGAGTCAGGCTGATCTGACTCCCTTCTCATTCAACCGAATAGAGCTATTTCAGGGAAATACCGCCCTGACCATTGCCATTCAGCATTTGAACCGTGTGGAAGACCAAAAAACACTGCTCCAGGCGCTTGAATCATCTCCCTGGGAAGTTGCCACCACACAATTAAAACGGGTGATAGCTGGTCAAAAACTGGTCTCCGATCCGAAACCAAATCCGCCCTGGGCCAATACACCTCAAGGAATTCAGGTGTTCGGAGGCCATGAAAATGTACTGAGTTTGTGCCGTGATCAGAAGCAAGTCTATGTTGGTTACCCCTGGGGCGTGGCCGTCTATAATTTTTCAGGACAGTTACTCACTCAGGTGGCACTGGAATGTGCCGCGTCCCACCTGACGGTGATTCAGGATACCTTGTGGGTCGGAACCGAGCTGGGGGTGAGGCGAGTTGATTTGAAAACCTATGCGGTCAGTGGATTTCCGTGTGATCAGGAACTGTCGGAAAAGGAAAAGCGAGAGGCATATCAAACCACAGAGCTTTACAACAACCGGATTGTTCCCATTCCCAGCCGTCGAGAAAAAATAAACGCCGTGACCAGCCTGGCCCGGCAAGGTCACATTCTCTGGATCAGCACCCAAACCTCGCTTCGCAAATATGACACGCTCACCAGTGAATTGCGGGTCTATCCGTTCAAAGACCTGACTGATACGTCCAGCTATGAAAAGGTGAAATGGCTGATTGATAGAGGCTATATCTGGGTTCAAATCGGTCAAACCAGTGACAGAGATGAAAATCAAGTACTGAGCTTGAGATATGATCCAGCCACTGACAGTTGGACCAAACCTCAGTCTCCCCTCGCACAGGCAGTCCAACTGGTGGGATTGATCAACGGTAACGTCTGGGCCACTCTTTTTCAAAAGGAGAAAACTCAGATTCAAGGAAAGTTATGTCTGATTGACTCACAAACCTTGAACATCACTCCCGTTGAAATTGAAACCAGCCTTTCCAGACCGCAATCCTCCCTTGATGGCAGGGTCAGTTTTTATGGTCACTGGCAGGGGAAATTTGTTTTTGAGACACAAGGCGAGCTGCTCCTGGTTGATCCAACCACCAGAAAAGCCTCATTTCTGCGAAATTCAGCTTTGAATTCTGACGCTGAACGACAAGCCTTGCGGGCCCGTCAACACCAGGTGCTCACGGAAATGGAGTCTGATTTGCCTCTATCCCTGCGAACTGGTCGCATTTACCGGTTACCGGATGGCGGTATCGCTGGAATAGGGTGGTTCAGACCTGAATCAAAGAAAATGATCCCTCTGGACTATAACCCAACTTTTTGCCTTCGTTTGCCAGATAACTCCGCATTTGTGGGGTGCGTCACCTTTGGGGGGGACAACTATGCCCATCCAGATTATGAGTTCAGATCACGATACCAATACCAACCTCAATTTTTTGGTCAATCAGGAGGTCTCGGGATGCTCTCTGCTGAGGGTGATTTCCGTTTGCTTACGAAATCTCAGCACTGGGGGACGATTTGGGGCGATTATGTGAATTTTGTCGTGCCGGACAGCAACCATAATCGGATTTGGGTCGGAACTAATTTTGGAATCACCATTTTGAACCAAAATTTTCAGGTGCTTGGCAACCTCACGACCCGTGATGGACTGGCCTCCAATCTGGTGATGGCTGGCGCCATGGGGCAGCAACTGGCTGTGGTCAACAAAATCTCGAGCGATTCTGACATTCTCACCTTGATTGATCCAAAAACCAACCTGCTGACATCGTTAAGCTCCTTTGATGGGCTGCCGCCGTTACCAATCAAATCAGTGGACATCGAAGGTCAAAAACTCAAAGTTGAGTACTGGCCCAAATCCATCAATGACTTGAGAATCACGGCGTCGCCAGGGTTTTATGATTTCCAAACTCATCGCATTGAACGGTCGCTGGTGACCGATGGCACCGAGCTAAAGCCAGGTCCAGGGAATAATGAAGAAGGCATGCCCTATCTTGGCGGGCGAATTCAGTGGAAAAAGGTCATTGACGGAAAGACATTTGTTCTCGGCACGCGAGGACTGATGATTTTGCCCAATGCCGTGCTTCCGAAGATGACGACTTCGGAATGGCCGGTGAAATTCTCAAACCCGGCGCCAACTGAGCCCAAAAAACAGGCGACGTCTCCGCAGGCTTCGGCACAACAACCCATTGAGAACATTTTGGTTTCTCGACCAGTTCCTGCCCAGATGACGCCGTCACCGGGGCTTTCCACATACTTTCAGGCTGACCACCACTCACCGTTTCAACCGGTTTCGCTCTTTGCATCACCTCGTTTGGTTGAAAAGCGAATACCTGTTGATCAAGCGGCTCAGGTGAAACACCCGTGCGGTTCCGCCATCACTCCCGACTCAATTCAGCAACTTATCAATCGCCCGTTTGTTCGAGAAAACAATGATACTGAGCTTTGTTTTTACACGCTCGGGACTGCGGTTTCAGAGAATCCTGACCTCTTAAAACTGCTGCTCAATTCGCAACCTCAATCTGAAGGATACTTTCAGGCTTACCGGAACCTCCTGAAACGAATCTTTTCCTACGCCAATAAACGTGTTGTCTCCACCATTCATCAGGCGCTGGCCTCTCCAAATATGCTCGTGAGACGTAACGCCGCCTATGCCTGTGCGGGACTCAAGGACCCGGCTTCGATTCCGCTGTTGATTCAGGCCCTCAAAACCGAATCAGGTCTGGTCCGGGCCGGTGTAGTCTGGGCATTGGGGGAACTCAAAGCCCACGAAGCCGTGCCGGCGTTGATGAAAATTTACTTTGAAGGATTCACTGTCGGGCGGCGTTTCAGTCTTGGATTTCGAACAGATGAGTTGAACCGCGATCTGGAACGCCAGTACCAGAAATTGAAGGTGAGTACGGTACCGGTAACCCCACCTTTTGTTGACTATAGCTCAAACTGGTCCACGTCCTGGTTATTAGATTTCCGTACTTTGGATCAGGCGCTCATCGCGATTGGTCCCCAGCACACCCAACCCTATATCCGACTCCGGATCTATGAAGATCCTCTTTATGGCAGCGCACAGGCTCTGATGCAGTATCTGGCAGATTGCCCGCCGGCTGAGGTCGAACACAACAAAGGGATTTGCCGACACTTTGCGGAACAGAGGTCACTTTCAGCCGCCGTGAACCTGATCATTTGGGGGGACCAAACCATCGAGCCAGTTATTTTGGACTGGTTGAAAGATATCTCCTCTCGATCTTCTCCAACTAATTCCCGTTCAGGAGCAGCATTATCTGAACTCACTCGGGTAAAGGACAAATCACAACTCAGATTTGCCCGCCCGATTTTGCTTCAATTGGCCAACGATCCATCATTTGATTCGGAGCTTCGCAAAAAAGCTCAAAGACTGGCTCAGGAATAG
- a CDS encoding HEAT repeat domain-containing protein, with the protein MRKSRFLQILCGIVWILLGYGSVLAGQPNSQHWQSPEDKIAQAKKLEEAGLKQQAFALYIKIPNAEHLALRIAQTDPKGYLELLRSIESEPGSRPDPRLWLIQGELLFKLGSSKEALTCYKTFTASLDQTVLQTWDERELPRPYYPVSPQVIGIHGNLSGSTSGSPGLENSFFTLKPFHYGPGSQADNLLLQRFLSLGDWDEAAKEFERIWKIHQFVALEGQLFGPGLQFALEYAFFLTKYQQRNRGLDILVNALLRVNLDRYPETIYSPYSPIAKNPEIQAWRDRMTINSDDLLYLTRPAWFTQPLFIRLVYGQFSLLGLTATLKQVLESQIQAGNFKMRRVLARIVQLEGKEDEAIALELEYLRQAGFNPLTVAFRSGLIYERYNRLPEAISQFEQCLKLPKQPLSMPDPEEDKWQEQRFPKDRSDYGYREGFYPNGILKHLFFAYSTLGEVENTLRVGLQLLENKAILRDLEFDQICNLFVIAGKQTELTTWIRTHAELYADYPLRRASLAWLSDDPKTVIDVLVSLAKIQRLDEYQFTRWEALISSQKKEWHRPFLEAIVAADPDNAKFRRALDSIKSDTTSVGNRATSSDNKVTPQTGIPGRLSTSQPRPPGQTSPINRPSAQIQHKTPPPIEPQPKVDNPCGQPITSAFVQQLIGNPNQEKREDCFKALGEAVSKNPQLLQLLLNSQPPDCCSRFESYDEFLKRIFIRTDKSIVPTIHQALASPNMLVRRNAAYACAGLKDPASIPLLIQALQTESSLVRAGVIWALGELKAKAAIPTLMKMYREGAGIESWMKFGFRTDELNRGLERQYQKLNTNTPLLAHPQADYYDHDACRLRWLLRPEDFDRAFLAIGLETVQPYVRFQLQQESAFAMDLRINHLEKCPPSEVEQTKGILRCIAAKDSVEAAVGLLLLGDKTIEPVIVQWLQQIKRYPVHRLVALLHFRVRDRSKLAFARPILAQYVANPSLSPETRGYAQMILEE; encoded by the coding sequence ATGAGGAAATCCAGATTTCTGCAGATATTGTGTGGCATTGTTTGGATACTGCTTGGATATGGGTCGGTGCTGGCTGGTCAGCCAAATTCTCAGCACTGGCAGTCCCCAGAGGACAAGATTGCCCAGGCCAAAAAGCTGGAAGAAGCTGGTCTCAAACAGCAAGCCTTTGCCCTCTATATAAAAATTCCCAATGCGGAACACCTCGCTCTTCGCATCGCCCAAACTGACCCCAAAGGCTATCTTGAACTTCTCAGGTCAATTGAATCCGAACCAGGATCGCGGCCCGACCCACGACTCTGGCTGATACAGGGTGAATTACTCTTCAAACTTGGCTCATCGAAGGAAGCCTTAACCTGTTACAAAACGTTTACCGCGTCACTCGATCAAACCGTCCTCCAAACCTGGGACGAGCGTGAGCTACCACGTCCTTATTATCCGGTTAGCCCTCAGGTGATTGGGATACATGGAAATCTGTCAGGATCTACCTCCGGTTCACCGGGTCTGGAAAATTCATTTTTCACGTTAAAGCCTTTTCATTATGGACCAGGAAGTCAGGCTGACAACTTGCTCTTGCAACGATTTTTATCGCTTGGCGACTGGGATGAAGCTGCCAAAGAATTTGAACGGATTTGGAAAATTCATCAATTTGTCGCGCTTGAGGGTCAATTGTTTGGACCGGGCTTACAGTTTGCCCTCGAATACGCCTTCTTTCTGACCAAATATCAACAGCGAAATCGAGGGCTCGATATTTTGGTGAACGCCTTGCTCAGGGTGAATCTGGACCGCTATCCGGAAACAATTTATTCCCCATACAGTCCGATAGCCAAAAATCCTGAAATCCAGGCATGGCGCGACAGAATGACAATAAATTCAGATGACCTTCTTTATTTGACGAGGCCAGCCTGGTTTACCCAACCCTTATTTATTCGGCTGGTGTATGGACAGTTTTCCTTACTGGGTCTCACGGCAACGTTGAAACAGGTCCTTGAAAGCCAGATTCAAGCCGGAAATTTCAAAATGCGGAGGGTGCTGGCTCGAATTGTACAACTGGAGGGAAAAGAGGACGAAGCCATTGCACTTGAACTGGAATACCTGCGCCAGGCCGGGTTTAATCCGTTGACAGTCGCCTTTCGCTCGGGGCTGATTTATGAACGATATAACCGCCTGCCTGAAGCCATTTCCCAGTTTGAACAATGCCTGAAGCTTCCCAAACAACCGCTTTCGATGCCTGACCCAGAAGAAGATAAATGGCAGGAGCAACGGTTCCCAAAGGATAGAAGCGATTATGGATACCGTGAAGGGTTTTATCCCAATGGTATTTTGAAACATTTATTTTTCGCTTATTCGACGCTGGGCGAGGTTGAAAACACACTGCGCGTCGGATTGCAGTTGCTCGAAAACAAGGCCATTTTGAGAGATCTGGAGTTTGACCAGATTTGCAACCTCTTTGTAATTGCTGGAAAACAAACCGAACTGACAACCTGGATTCGAACCCATGCTGAACTGTATGCGGACTATCCGCTTCGAAGGGCGTCCCTGGCGTGGTTGAGTGATGATCCCAAAACAGTCATTGATGTACTTGTCTCGCTGGCCAAAATTCAGAGGCTTGACGAGTATCAGTTCACACGATGGGAAGCGCTTATTTCAAGCCAGAAAAAAGAATGGCACCGACCATTTCTGGAAGCCATTGTGGCGGCAGACCCAGACAACGCAAAATTTCGGCGCGCTCTGGATTCAATCAAATCCGACACCACGTCAGTTGGGAATCGTGCCACCTCATCAGATAACAAGGTGACACCACAAACAGGAATTCCTGGCCGCCTCTCCACTTCCCAGCCTAGACCACCTGGGCAAACCAGTCCCATCAACCGTCCGTCAGCTCAAATTCAGCACAAGACACCGCCCCCTATCGAGCCACAACCCAAGGTAGACAATCCCTGTGGTCAACCAATCACCTCAGCTTTTGTTCAGCAATTGATTGGCAATCCCAATCAGGAAAAGCGAGAAGATTGTTTTAAAGCCCTTGGGGAAGCAGTTTCCAAGAATCCACAATTGTTACAACTCCTGCTTAACTCTCAACCTCCAGACTGTTGTAGCCGGTTTGAGTCCTATGATGAATTTCTGAAACGAATTTTTATCCGTACCGACAAAAGCATCGTTCCCACTATTCATCAGGCGCTGGCCTCTCCGAATATGCTCGTGAGACGCAACGCCGCCTATGCCTGTGCGGGACTCAAGGACCCGGCTTCGATTCCGCTGTTGATTCAGGCGCTCCAAACCGAGTCGAGCCTGGTCAGGGCCGGCGTTATTTGGGCGCTGGGCGAACTCAAGGCCAAAGCAGCCATTCCAACCCTAATGAAAATGTACCGTGAAGGTGCGGGCATTGAATCCTGGATGAAGTTCGGATTTCGGACTGATGAGCTGAATCGGGGACTCGAGCGACAGTACCAAAAATTAAATACCAACACCCCACTCCTGGCTCACCCACAGGCGGATTATTACGACCACGATGCCTGCCGCTTGCGCTGGTTACTTCGTCCCGAGGATTTTGATCGGGCGTTTCTGGCCATTGGTTTAGAAACAGTTCAACCCTATGTTCGATTCCAACTCCAACAAGAGAGTGCGTTTGCAATGGACCTTAGAATTAACCATCTGGAGAAGTGTCCGCCATCGGAAGTTGAACAAACAAAAGGAATA